The Helianthus annuus cultivar XRQ/B chromosome 15, HanXRQr2.0-SUNRISE, whole genome shotgun sequence genomic sequence TTGTCACCTCTAGAACATAGTCATGTGACTCATATCGTCGTTATGATATACTAGTAAAACCATTGAACTAGAGGGGACCCACAGGCCCGATCACTCCTAAAAGATTGTCGGTAAAGTAGTTTAActtaatgtatttttttttactatGACCCATCTGTTGAAAAGTTCTGGTTCCGCCATTCGGATCATTCCTTATTAGTTATTACCTAGTGCCATTTATTTTATGGGTGCAATTTCTTGGCTAGTTGACTATTTTTAGGAAGTGAACAATACTTTAACAAACAATATATATTTGAAAATCATGCAAAGGGAATGAAGGCACATAACAAGAAAGGTTACAAATCTTTAAATTTCCCCCTAACCATTTACAGTTATGCATAACACACAAGAAAACCTaccaagaacacacaaagtttaTGATTCTCTTTGTATATAAATGTATGCATTtgcatgtatatatgtatatatatccgCGGAGGAAAAAAATAAACGGTTTTTTTAATATAGAGAAACTATGATTAAACTCAACGTTCTTGATATCGTACTCTTCGTGTTGGTTGTCGGTCTTCATCCCTATACTGAAGGCCAAGTGCTCCCTGCGGTGCCGGCTGCCCCCTTTTCTCCTCGCCCACTTTGTAACTACCAAATGGCGCTTGCGAACCAAGCATGTGCGTATTTACCGTTCACACAAATCCCTCCACCGTCACCTCGGGCACCATTTGACGCACCACCATCCGAGGATGAGGACACGCCACCATCTGACGATGAGGACACACCCCCATCCGATGACGAGGATACACCCCCATCCGATGATGAGGACACGCCACCatccgatgatgatgatgacgatgatgatgacgaGGACACACCACCATCGGATGATGATGACACACTTGAGCCCGATCACAGGCATAGACATGAACATGATGACACTGACCCTAACCCTCATggtgatgatgacgatgatgatgacgacgacgATGACGACGACGATGAccgtggcggtggcggtggcggcaaAGGCGGCGGCAGTGGCGGTGGCGGCaaaggtggcagtggtggtgacGGTGACCGTGATGGCGGCCGTGACCGCGACCGCGACCGTGGCCGTGGCCGTGACCGTGACCGTGACCGTGGCCGTGGACGTGGACGTGGCCGTGACCGTGGCCGTGGACGTGACCGTGGTCGTGACCATAAACGTGGCCGTGGGCGTAAAcaccgtcatcatcatcataggCATAGAAACACACCCGTAGAAGAACAATGCTGCAAGTGGTTGGCCCAGGTTGATGATCAGTGTGTGTGCGAACTTCTCGTTAAGTTACCGCCCTTTCTTGCTAGACCGGTTCATCAGTACAATGTAATAATCGGTCGAGCTTGCAACTTCACTTTCTCATGTGGAAGTGGATTCT encodes the following:
- the LOC110914687 gene encoding uncharacterized protein DDB_G0284459, which gives rise to MIKLNVLDIVLFVLVVGLHPYTEGQVLPAVPAAPFSPRPLCNYQMALANQACAYLPFTQIPPPSPRAPFDAPPSEDEDTPPSDDEDTPPSDDEDTPPSDDEDTPPSDDDDDDDDDEDTPPSDDDDTLEPDHRHRHEHDDTDPNPHGDDDDDDDDDDDDDDDRGGGGGGKGGGSGGGGKGGSGGDGDRDGGRDRDRDRGRGRDRDRDRGRGRGRGRDRGRGRDRGRDHKRGRGRKHRHHHHRHRNTPVEEQCCKWLAQVDDQCVCELLVKLPPFLARPVHQYNVIIGRACNFTFSCGSGFWK